One part of the Mesorhizobium sp. M4B.F.Ca.ET.058.02.1.1 genome encodes these proteins:
- a CDS encoding FAD-binding oxidoreductase, with protein MRAPLQQIETSGKLPQSADVVVIGGGIVGVFAAYYLARRGMKVALVEKGRIGAEQSSRNWGWCRQQNRDARELPMATRSLDLWGSFAAATGEDTGFRRCGLLYLSNDEAELAGWARWRDFARTAGVTTHMLDSAEASERGGATGRTWKGGVFSPSDGTADPSRAAPAVARAILKLGGSVHQNCAARGIETEGGRLSGVVTESGTIRTKVAVMAGGAWASSFCRQFGFRFPQASIRSSILSVSPGAEGLPDALHTARISATRRGDGGYTLAISGRGRVDVTPQQLRFSSQFLPMFLKRWRSLAPGGLQGVRSGHETLQRWRLDQPTPMERMRILDPAPDRATIRLTHARALELLPDLRKTKISAAWAGYIDSTPDGVPAIGEIDSIAGFFLAAGFSGHGFGIGPGAGHLVADLVTGSEPIVDPTSYHPRRFEASAWGKVADF; from the coding sequence ATGCGCGCGCCGCTGCAGCAAATCGAGACATCTGGCAAACTGCCGCAATCCGCGGACGTGGTGGTGATCGGCGGCGGCATCGTCGGCGTGTTCGCGGCCTATTATCTGGCCAGGCGCGGCATGAAGGTCGCGCTTGTCGAAAAGGGACGCATCGGCGCCGAGCAATCCTCCAGGAACTGGGGATGGTGCCGCCAGCAGAACCGCGACGCCCGCGAACTGCCGATGGCGACCCGCAGCCTCGATCTGTGGGGCAGCTTCGCGGCGGCGACCGGCGAAGACACCGGCTTTCGCCGCTGCGGCCTGCTTTATCTCAGCAATGACGAGGCGGAACTGGCCGGCTGGGCGCGCTGGCGCGATTTCGCCAGGACGGCCGGCGTGACCACCCATATGCTCGACAGCGCCGAGGCCAGCGAGCGGGGCGGCGCCACGGGCCGGACCTGGAAGGGCGGCGTTTTCTCGCCGAGCGACGGCACCGCCGACCCGTCGCGGGCCGCGCCCGCGGTCGCCCGCGCCATCCTCAAGCTCGGCGGCAGCGTGCACCAGAATTGCGCCGCGCGAGGCATCGAGACCGAGGGCGGACGCCTGAGCGGCGTGGTCACCGAGAGCGGAACGATCCGCACGAAAGTGGCGGTCATGGCCGGCGGCGCCTGGGCGTCGTCCTTTTGCCGGCAGTTCGGTTTCCGCTTTCCGCAGGCGTCGATCCGTTCCTCCATCCTGTCCGTCTCGCCCGGCGCCGAAGGCCTGCCGGATGCGCTGCACACGGCGAGGATCTCGGCCACGCGTCGCGGCGACGGCGGCTACACGCTTGCCATCAGCGGGCGCGGTCGCGTCGACGTGACGCCGCAGCAGTTGCGCTTCTCGTCGCAGTTCCTGCCCATGTTTCTGAAACGGTGGCGCAGCCTCGCGCCTGGCGGACTGCAAGGTGTGCGCTCGGGGCACGAAACGCTGCAGCGCTGGCGGCTCGACCAGCCGACGCCGATGGAGCGCATGCGCATCCTCGATCCGGCTCCGGACCGGGCCACCATCCGTCTGACCCATGCCCGTGCGCTTGAACTTCTGCCCGACCTCAGAAAGACGAAGATCAGCGCTGCCTGGGCCGGCTACATCGACAGCACGCCGGACGGCGTGCCCGCCATCGGCGAGATCGATAGCATTGCGGGCTTCTTCCTCGCCGCCGGATTTTCGGGACACGGTTTTGGCATCGGGCCCGGCGCCGGTCATCTCGTCGCCGATCTGGTGACCGGGTCGGAACCGATCGTCGATCCTACATCCTACCATCCGCGCCGCTTCGAAGCCTCGGCCTGGGGCAAGGTTGCCGATTTCTAG
- a CDS encoding Lrp/AsnC family transcriptional regulator has product MKLDRIDIKILYELQKNGRITNVELADLVHLSPSPCLMRVKKLQSEGYIEGYSAQVNIGKLGQTLTVFTEITLKNHRQVDFARFLAVVEKIDQVIECHLVSGGYDYLMKFVTAGIGEYQTIMERLTDMDIGIDKYFSFVVLKSPIVKAHMPLPSLFPM; this is encoded by the coding sequence ATGAAACTGGATCGGATCGACATCAAGATTCTCTACGAATTGCAGAAGAACGGCCGCATCACCAATGTGGAACTGGCCGACCTCGTGCATCTGTCGCCGAGCCCTTGCCTGATGCGGGTCAAGAAACTGCAGTCGGAAGGCTACATCGAGGGCTATTCCGCGCAGGTCAACATCGGCAAGCTCGGCCAGACGCTGACCGTGTTCACCGAGATCACCTTGAAGAACCACCGCCAGGTCGACTTCGCCCGTTTCCTCGCTGTTGTCGAGAAGATCGACCAGGTGATCGAATGCCACCTCGTCTCGGGCGGCTACGATTACCTGATGAAATTCGTCACCGCCGGCATCGGCGAATACCAGACGATCATGGAGCGGCTAACCGACATGGATATCGGCATCGACAAGTACTTCTCGTTCGTGGTGCTGAAGTCGCCTATCGTCAAGGCGCACATGCCGCTGCCCAGCCTGTTCCCGATGTGA
- a CDS encoding FAD-binding oxidoreductase — translation MDTTASRPFKATPYWWDDCAFSALPVVPLVPRCDVAIVGGGYAGLSAAIELARAGCSVQLFDRQAIGQAASGRNGGMASGSIRPSRKQLIRRFGQSRADGILAEGKAARQDLAAFLETERVECDFFLSGLFDGAVNDREYDEFSRHAEFLNRFLGIETSAVPRKEVSRYIGTDFYAGGFVRMDIGGLHPAKLLSGILRVARTTDAVIHENTTVLGTSQEAGGVRVATSRGEVSAKKLLVCTDAYTDGFDPWLRRRLVPVRSRIIATEPLGESVMDRLMPKKMMHGDTRQLSYYYRPSPDGTRILFGGRDGTTEGDPLAPTTHLRSELGRIFPELAKMGITHSWFGQVAMNRDMVPRMFTVGDTVYATGFCGSVWFGRAGSARRPPSSSLARQRGLSRLSTSIRHRRQCRYTLTSLGSSHWFIRSTNEGTNAPCAARRRVPKADLPISMIARKASHREQAGQRHVRLDDRRLQHHEREVLVDADIHVG, via the coding sequence ATGGATACGACCGCCTCGCGTCCGTTCAAGGCCACGCCGTACTGGTGGGACGATTGCGCATTTTCTGCCTTGCCTGTGGTGCCGCTGGTCCCCCGATGCGATGTCGCCATCGTCGGCGGCGGCTATGCGGGGCTGTCGGCGGCCATCGAACTGGCGAGAGCCGGATGCAGCGTCCAGCTTTTCGACCGGCAAGCCATCGGGCAGGCCGCGTCAGGCCGAAACGGCGGCATGGCGAGCGGCAGCATAAGGCCGAGCCGCAAGCAATTGATCCGCAGGTTCGGTCAATCTCGGGCCGATGGCATCCTGGCGGAAGGAAAGGCGGCGCGACAGGACCTGGCAGCCTTCCTCGAAACCGAAAGGGTGGAGTGCGACTTCTTCCTCTCGGGTCTCTTCGATGGCGCGGTAAACGATCGCGAATATGATGAATTCAGCCGCCACGCCGAGTTTTTAAACCGTTTCCTCGGGATTGAGACGTCGGCGGTCCCCCGCAAGGAAGTATCGCGGTATATCGGCACGGACTTCTACGCCGGCGGCTTCGTACGGATGGACATCGGAGGCCTTCATCCTGCCAAGCTGCTGTCGGGCATATTGCGGGTCGCCCGAACAACCGATGCCGTCATTCACGAGAACACAACGGTTCTGGGGACCAGCCAAGAGGCTGGTGGTGTGCGCGTCGCAACGTCACGCGGCGAGGTGTCGGCGAAAAAGCTGCTGGTATGCACCGACGCCTACACGGACGGCTTCGATCCTTGGCTGCGCCGTCGCCTCGTGCCGGTGCGGAGCCGCATCATAGCGACCGAGCCGTTGGGCGAAAGCGTGATGGACCGGCTGATGCCGAAGAAGATGATGCACGGCGACACGAGACAGCTCAGCTATTACTACCGGCCGTCGCCGGATGGCACGCGCATTCTATTCGGCGGACGCGACGGCACGACGGAAGGGGATCCGCTGGCGCCCACCACACATCTGCGCTCGGAGCTTGGGCGCATTTTTCCCGAACTGGCAAAGATGGGCATAACGCATAGCTGGTTCGGCCAAGTCGCGATGAACCGCGACATGGTTCCGCGAATGTTTACGGTTGGCGATACGGTCTACGCCACCGGGTTCTGCGGTTCGGTGTGGTTTGGGCGCGCTGGCTCGGCAAGAAGGCCGCCTTCAAGCTCCTTGGCCAGACAGAGAGGGCTCAGTCGGCTTTCGACTTCGATCCGCCACCGAAGGCAGTGCCGCTATACCTTGACAAGCCTTGGTTCATCCCATTGGTTTATTCGTTCTACGAACGAAGGGACAAACGCGCCATGCGCGGCAAGAAGGAGAGTCCCAAAGGCTGACCTTCCTATTTCGATGATCGCGCGTAAGGCCTCACATCGGGAACAGGCTGGGCAGCGGCATGTGCGCCTTGACGATAGGCGACTTCAGCACCACGAACGAGAAGTACTTGTCGATGCCGATATCCATGTCGGTTAG
- a CDS encoding cupin domain-containing protein gives MSKLTFFDQNNLPEPRKGEPLPERRVDGDPRFLTWDIAQTADGQVRAGVWEVTPGAYRSIKGGTFEVCYILSGVSELIEDGFEPRRISAGDAFVMHPGFTGVWRVIEATRKLWVSRD, from the coding sequence ATGTCCAAGCTTACCTTTTTCGATCAGAACAATCTCCCCGAACCCAGGAAAGGCGAACCGCTGCCGGAACGGCGCGTGGATGGTGATCCCCGTTTCCTGACATGGGATATCGCGCAAACCGCTGACGGCCAAGTGCGGGCCGGTGTATGGGAGGTCACGCCGGGCGCCTATCGCTCCATAAAAGGCGGAACCTTCGAAGTCTGCTACATCCTTTCGGGAGTTTCGGAACTCATCGAGGACGGGTTCGAGCCGCGCCGCATTTCGGCAGGCGACGCCTTTGTGATGCACCCTGGATTCACGGGCGTCTGGCGGGTGATCGAAGCCACCCGCAAGCTCTGGGTCTCGCGCGATTGA
- a CDS encoding ABC transporter permease subunit (The N-terminal region of this protein, as described by TIGR01726, is a three transmembrane segment that identifies a subfamily of ABC transporter permease subunits, which specificities that include histidine, arginine, glutamine, glutamate, L-cystine (sic), the opines (in Agrobacterium) octopine and nopaline, etc.), with translation MDFSIVTYAAPFLLVGVKTTLLIAFFGVGIGLPFGILLATARISQIGTVRKCADFYCAVFRGTPMLVQVFVIYYGLAQIGFIRHNAVLWWLIGDSLHAAILAVILNTGAYTAEIFRTALLSLPRGLIEAAEACGMSGLVVFHRIKFPLALRQALPSYSTEVAVIVKESSLASTITVLEITGHAKRLMSETFAIMEIFVITAVFYLAINVVCLTALHAIERRLSFERHAAR, from the coding sequence ATGGACTTCAGCATCGTCACCTATGCGGCTCCGTTTCTGCTCGTCGGCGTTAAGACGACTCTGCTGATTGCATTTTTCGGGGTCGGCATCGGGTTGCCGTTCGGCATACTACTGGCGACAGCCCGCATTTCCCAGATCGGCACGGTTCGCAAATGCGCCGATTTCTACTGCGCGGTCTTCAGGGGCACACCGATGCTCGTGCAGGTCTTTGTGATCTACTACGGTCTCGCGCAGATAGGTTTCATACGCCACAACGCGGTTTTGTGGTGGCTGATCGGCGACAGCCTGCACGCTGCCATCCTTGCCGTCATTCTCAATACCGGTGCCTATACGGCGGAGATCTTCCGTACTGCCCTGCTCTCGCTGCCGCGCGGACTGATCGAGGCGGCGGAGGCCTGCGGTATGTCCGGGTTGGTGGTCTTCCACCGTATCAAGTTTCCCCTGGCGCTGCGTCAGGCCTTGCCTTCCTACAGCACCGAAGTCGCTGTTATCGTCAAGGAATCAAGCCTTGCCTCCACCATAACGGTGCTTGAAATCACCGGCCATGCCAAACGGCTGATGAGCGAGACGTTCGCCATCATGGAAATCTTCGTCATCACCGCCGTCTTCTACCTTGCAATCAACGTCGTCTGTCTGACTGCTCTGCATGCCATCGAAAGGCGCCTGTCTTTCGAGCGGCATGCCGCGCGCTGA